One segment of Rhizobium sp. NXC14 DNA contains the following:
- a CDS encoding TetR/AcrR family transcriptional regulator: MSRTSSAKKSETSNEISATVSEDRIPPRERIVSTAVELFRERGIRGIGVDAIADAASTNKMTLYRHFGSKDELVCETLRRASERADAIWRDLEAAHPGDPRAQLDAWVEMRAQCLNGEPAGCDLANAAIELKGEGHPAHEMIERHKAAQRDRLAALCSAAGAREPQLLADTLTLLLEGARVSRQAMGAAGCCGHFAKACRAAIASFT, from the coding sequence ATGTCAAGGACTTCGTCCGCAAAAAAATCAGAAACTTCGAATGAAATCTCCGCAACCGTTTCAGAAGATCGCATCCCGCCGCGGGAGCGCATCGTCTCGACGGCCGTGGAGCTTTTCCGCGAGCGCGGCATCCGCGGCATCGGCGTCGATGCCATTGCCGATGCCGCCTCGACCAATAAGATGACGCTCTACCGGCATTTCGGCTCGAAGGACGAACTCGTCTGCGAGACGCTGCGGCGTGCCTCCGAAAGGGCCGATGCCATTTGGCGCGATCTGGAGGCCGCTCATCCCGGCGATCCCCGCGCCCAGCTCGACGCCTGGGTGGAGATGCGGGCGCAGTGTCTGAACGGCGAGCCCGCCGGCTGCGATCTCGCCAACGCCGCCATCGAGCTCAAGGGAGAAGGGCATCCCGCCCATGAAATGATCGAGAGGCACAAGGCCGCACAGCGCGATCGCTTGGCCGCGCTCTGTTCGGCAGCCGGTGCGCGCGAACCTCAACTTCTTGCCGATACGCTGACGCTGCTGCTCGAAGGCGCGCGCGTCAGCCGTCAGGCAATGGGCGCCGCCGGCTGTTGCGGCCATTTCGCCAAGGCCTGCCGAGCAGCGATCGCTTCTTTCACCTGA
- a CDS encoding prepilin peptidase, which produces MLEMVVVINSLSVLLFLCAAWTDFRTWKIPNTLVLALVTLYALRALAVMLGSEDVGAALFASSGIGGDLGAGLLMFMLGVALWTFRLFGAGDAKLFLPIGLFIGWHGMLPFAVLLLALGILTLLALRLPVPLSVAHLAFFMRIEEIRVSRKIPYGVIMVFATLLTLALPMIRQHLQLR; this is translated from the coding sequence ATGCTGGAAATGGTCGTTGTTATTAATTCTCTTTCAGTATTACTTTTTCTCTGCGCCGCCTGGACAGATTTCCGTACTTGGAAGATTCCCAACACGCTCGTGCTTGCGCTCGTGACACTTTATGCGCTACGCGCGCTGGCCGTGATGCTTGGCTCCGAGGATGTCGGCGCAGCCCTATTTGCTTCGAGCGGAATTGGTGGCGACCTTGGGGCCGGTCTGCTGATGTTCATGCTTGGGGTGGCGCTCTGGACGTTCCGGCTATTTGGCGCAGGAGACGCCAAGCTTTTTCTGCCGATCGGTCTTTTTATCGGATGGCACGGAATGCTGCCGTTTGCGGTGTTGCTCCTCGCCCTCGGCATTTTGACGCTGCTGGCCCTGCGGCTGCCGGTGCCGCTGTCCGTCGCGCATCTCGCCTTTTTCATGCGCATCGAGGAAATTCGGGTGAGCCGGAAGATACCCTATGGCGTCATCATGGTTTTCGCGACGCTCCTGACCCTGGCTTTGCCAATGATCCGGCAGCACCTGCAGCTACGGTGA